GGGGCCCTCGACGCAGGGCCCGGCCCCGCCGGAGCCGGACTCGGCCACGTACAGGGCGCCGTCGGGACCGAAGCCGATCCCGCGCGGGTTGTCGAGCCCTTCGGCGACGACCTTCAGCTCGCCGCCACCGGAGGCCCCGTGGGCCGCGTCGGCCATGGCCCGCGACGGGCTCTTGGCCTTGCTGGGCGCGGCCGTGGCGGCGCCCCCGAGGGCGGTCACCGCGGCCAGCGCCAGGAGACCGGCGACGGCGGCGGCCCGACGTACGGAAATACGCATGAAGGAACGCTAATACGCATGAAGGAACGCTCCTTTCCGCTGTGGGACGCTATCTCGGTGACGACCATTCCAGCCCGGTCGCGTCCACGGTCGCGGGGGCGCGTGCCCTCGGCCGTGGCCGAGCTGGCCCTTCCCGCCCTCACCGTGCTGGCCGGCCTGCAGCTGCTGCGGCTGATGGTGACGACGGTGGTCAGCGTCTACCGCGACCGGCTGGGCGCGCCCCTGATCAGCCTGGCCCTGTTCGCCTTCGTGGTCGTCGGGCTCGGGTTCCTTGCCGCCCCGGCCGCACGGCTGCTCGGCCGGGGAAGGGCCCTGGTGGTCGGCGCGGCCGGGGTCGCCCTGGTCCGGCTGGTCGTCCAGCTGGTCCCGGACGCGTTCGCCCGCTGGTTGCTGGCCCCGCTGGGGGTGGTCCTGTTCCTGTGGTTCGTGCCGCTGTGGCTCGTTCGGGACGGGCGCGGGTTCGGGCTGGCCCTGCTGGTCGGGCTGGCCGCCGACACGGCCCTGGCCGGCCTGGGCGGCGGCTGGGGCTACGCCTGGTCGATCACGCCCTGGACGGTGGCCGTGGCCGTCGCGCTGGCCGGGGCCGCCCTTGGGGCGCTGGCGTCGCTGCCGGACCCGCCACTGGGGCCCGGATCGGGCGAGCGGGGCCGGCGGCTGGCGGCCGTGGTGCCGCTGGCCGGGATCGGGCCGGCGTTGTTCCCGCACGCCCTGGTCTGGCAGAACCTGGGCTGGCAGGCGGTGCTCGGCGGCCGCTCCCCGGCCCAGGCGTTCCTGCTGGTCATGGTGGGCAACCTGGCCGCCCTGGCCGCCGGGACGGCGACCGCCCTGGCCCGGGAGGTCCGCTGGCCGGTCGCCGGGACCGCCCTCGCCGGGCTGGCCGTGGCCGTCGGCCTGGGGGAGACGGCCACGGCCGCCGCCGGCGTCCTCGGCCAGGCGGCCACGGCCGTCCTGCTGGTGATCATCGTCCGCCGGGCCACCGAGCCGGCGCCGGGGCGGGCGGCCGGGCTGGGGGCGGTGGCGGCCGCCTGGGTGGCCGGCATGGGGCTGTTCGTGCTCCTGGTGTTCGCCTACTACGCCGCCTACGACGTGGTCCTGCCGGCCGGCAACGGGTTGCTCCCGGCGCTGGCGGCCGCCCTGGCCGGGCTGGCCGCCGTCCTGGCCATGGGGGGTGGCGGGCTGCGGGACCAGGCGGCCGCGGCGCGGCCCTCGTGGCGCGACCTGATCCCGGTCGGGATCGGGGTGGCGCTGCTGGTGGTCCCGCTGCTGTCCTGGGTGGCGGCGCCCGGCCCGGTGGCGGCCGCGCCGGGGCCGGGCGTGGGCCGGCCGGTGCGGGTGATGTCCTACAACCTGCACTTCGGCTTCGACGTGTCGGGCTGGAGCGACCTGGAGGGGGTGGCCAGGGCCATCGAGGCCAGCGGGGCCGAGGTGGTGGGGCTCCAGGAGGTCTCCCGCGGGTGGTACGTGAACGGCGCCACCGACATGCTGGCCTGGCTGCAGCGGCGGCTGCGCATGCCGTATGCGCGGTTCGCGGGCGCCTCGGACGCGGTCTGGGGCAACGCCGTGCTCAGCCGCTTCCCGATCGTGGCCGGCGAGGTGGTGCGGCTGCCCCGCGAAGGCGTCCCGCTGCGCCGCAACGCCCTCCGGGTCGAGCTCGACCTCGGGGGCGGGCGGCGCCTCCGGGTGGTGGTCACCCACCTCCACCACGTCGAGGGGCCGGACGGCGCCCGGGTCCGGCTGGCCCAGCTCCCGCGGGTGCTGGAGCTGGCGGCCGGGCGGCCGGCGACCGTCCTGATGGGGGACTTCAACGCCGAGCCCGGCTCGGCCGAGGCCGCGCTGCTGCGGGCGGCCGGCCTGCGCGACGGGTTCACCGCCGGCGGCGGCGGGCCGGCCGACGCGCTCACCTGGCCGGCCGACCGGCCCGACCGCCGCATCGACTACATCTGGCTCTCGGGCGACCTGGCCGCCACCGGCTTCGTGGCCACCACCGGCACGGCCAGCGACCACCGCGGCATCGCGGTCACCGTCCGGGTCCGCTAGGCCTCCCGCGCCCCGGGCTCGGGCTGGTCGCCCTCGGCCAGGATGGCGTAGAGGCGGCGGCGGGCGTCGTGCAGGATCTCCAGCGCCTTGGCCTGCTGGGCCTCGGTGCCGGCGCTGCCCACGCTCCAGCTGGCCTGCGCCACCTGGGCGATGGCGTCGCGCAGGCTCCAGGTCCCCGGGGGCACCCCGGCGGTGACCTGCTCCCAGGGCGCCCGCTGGTCCTGGCGCTCCGCCTCGGCCCGGCCGGTGTCGGTGAGCGCGAACCGGCGGCGGCCCTCGCCCTCCTCACCGGCGATCAGGCCCTCGTCCTCCAGCAGCTGGAGGGTGGGGTAGACCGACCCAGGGCTCGGTCGCCAGACGCCGCCGGTGCGGGCCTCCAGCTCCTGGATCATCTCGTAGCCGTGCATCGGCCGCTCGGCCAGCAGGGCCAGGATCGCGGCCCGGACGTCGCCGCGGCCGCGCCGGCCGCGCCCGCGGCCCCGCCACGGCCCTGGTGGGCCGGGGGGCCCGAACGGCCCGAACGCGCCGTGGTGCCCGAGCCAGTCCTCGTGGGGGCCGTGCCCGTGCATGAGGTGTCGTCTTCGCATGCTGCATCACCTCCTGAGTTCGTGCAGCGATCTAACGATATATCGCTGACACTCGATGACGCAACCCGATCGTACGTTCAGGAGGGATGGACGGTCCGGCGGATGGCGTCGATGCGGGCCTGGGAGGAGGGATGGGTGCGGAGCAGGGAGGCCATGCCGCGGGGCCGGGGGGCGGCGAACTCGGCCTGCTGGAACAGGAACAGCACCTGGACCAGGCCGGGGCCGTAGCCGAGCTCGGCCGCGTGCCGGTCGGCGGCGTGCTCGCCGGCCCGCGACAGCGCCGCCGACAGCACCTTGGCCACGCGGACGAGCAGGCTCAGCGGCAGCCAGAGCAGCCCCAGGGCGACCACCAGGACGCCACCCACCAGGACCAGCACGCCAAGGACGAGCAGCAGGGCGAGCATGCCGAGGGCGCCGTCGGGGGCCCGGCCGCCGGCCAGCCCGCCGATCCGGTCGTTCAGCCGCCCGAAGGCCCGGGACAGCCACCTGGTGATCCGGCGGATGGCCCGCAGCAGCCGGTCGCCA
This DNA window, taken from Actinomycetota bacterium, encodes the following:
- a CDS encoding endonuclease/exonuclease/phosphatase family protein, whose product is MTTIPARSRPRSRGRVPSAVAELALPALTVLAGLQLLRLMVTTVVSVYRDRLGAPLISLALFAFVVVGLGFLAAPAARLLGRGRALVVGAAGVALVRLVVQLVPDAFARWLLAPLGVVLFLWFVPLWLVRDGRGFGLALLVGLAADTALAGLGGGWGYAWSITPWTVAVAVALAGAALGALASLPDPPLGPGSGERGRRLAAVVPLAGIGPALFPHALVWQNLGWQAVLGGRSPAQAFLLVMVGNLAALAAGTATALAREVRWPVAGTALAGLAVAVGLGETATAAAGVLGQAATAVLLVIIVRRATEPAPGRAAGLGAVAAAWVAGMGLFVLLVFAYYAAYDVVLPAGNGLLPALAAALAGLAAVLAMGGGGLRDQAAAARPSWRDLIPVGIGVALLVVPLLSWVAAPGPVAAAPGPGVGRPVRVMSYNLHFGFDVSGWSDLEGVARAIEASGAEVVGLQEVSRGWYVNGATDMLAWLQRRLRMPYARFAGASDAVWGNAVLSRFPIVAGEVVRLPREGVPLRRNALRVELDLGGGRRLRVVVTHLHHVEGPDGARVRLAQLPRVLELAAGRPATVLMGDFNAEPGSAEAALLRAAGLRDGFTAGGGGPADALTWPADRPDRRIDYIWLSGDLAATGFVATTGTASDHRGIAVTVRVR
- a CDS encoding PadR family transcriptional regulator — its product is MRRRHLMHGHGPHEDWLGHHGAFGPFGPPGPPGPWRGRGRGRRGRGDVRAAILALLAERPMHGYEMIQELEARTGGVWRPSPGSVYPTLQLLEDEGLIAGEEGEGRRRFALTDTGRAEAERQDQRAPWEQVTAGVPPGTWSLRDAIAQVAQASWSVGSAGTEAQQAKALEILHDARRRLYAILAEGDQPEPGAREA